The Vescimonas coprocola genome includes a window with the following:
- the nadD gene encoding nicotinate-nucleotide adenylyltransferase, with protein sequence MKIGIYGGTFDPIHRGHITAAQAAAQQLGLDLLLLIPASIPPHKALPEGGADAAQRLEMATLATAELSCPAQVLDVEVKRRGKSYTADTLRTLRRQYPEDELWLLMGTDMFLSLQDWREPQEILRLARVAAFSRTGDPEQQRFARQRAYLEETFGAQVTVVENPHVVDISSTRLRQLLPEGREYLPEAVYGYILRQRLYGTHAELKHLTPEELRPIALSFLKPKRMPHVLGTEQEAIRLARRYGADETDARIAALLHDCTKKLDMEQQLALCRRYDIRLDELEQHALKLLHAKTGAAVARDIFGVKDAVYKAIRWHTTGKPDMTLLEKVIYLADYIEPNRDFPGVERLRRAVYDDLDKGLLMGLSDTIDEMERMGNPVHHDTLEARDFLLRGEAK encoded by the coding sequence ATGAAGATCGGTATTTACGGCGGGACCTTTGACCCCATTCACCGGGGCCATATCACGGCGGCACAGGCAGCGGCGCAGCAGTTGGGGCTGGACCTTCTGCTGCTGATCCCCGCCAGCATCCCGCCTCATAAGGCACTGCCGGAGGGCGGCGCCGATGCCGCCCAGCGTCTGGAGATGGCCACGCTGGCCACGGCGGAGCTGTCCTGCCCTGCACAGGTGCTGGACGTGGAGGTGAAGCGGCGGGGGAAGAGCTACACGGCGGATACCCTCCGCACCCTGCGCCGGCAGTACCCGGAGGATGAGCTGTGGCTGCTGATGGGAACGGATATGTTCCTGTCCTTGCAGGACTGGCGTGAGCCGCAGGAGATCCTGCGCCTTGCCCGTGTGGCGGCCTTCAGCCGCACCGGGGACCCGGAGCAGCAGCGCTTTGCCCGGCAGAGGGCATATCTGGAGGAGACCTTCGGGGCGCAGGTGACGGTGGTGGAGAACCCCCATGTGGTGGATATCTCCTCCACCCGTCTGCGGCAGCTGCTGCCGGAGGGCAGGGAGTATCTGCCGGAGGCGGTGTACGGCTACATCCTGCGCCAGCGGCTCTACGGCACCCATGCGGAGCTGAAGCACCTGACGCCGGAGGAGCTGCGGCCCATCGCCCTGAGCTTCTTAAAGCCCAAGCGGATGCCCCATGTGCTGGGAACAGAGCAGGAGGCCATCCGGCTGGCCCGGCGCTACGGGGCCGACGAGACGGATGCCCGCATCGCCGCCCTCCTCCACGACTGCACCAAGAAGCTGGATATGGAGCAGCAGCTGGCCCTGTGCCGCAGGTACGATATTCGGCTGGACGAGCTGGAGCAGCACGCCCTGAAGCTGCTGCACGCCAAGACCGGCGCCGCTGTGGCCCGTGACATCTTCGGCGTGAAGGACGCCGTTTACAAGGCCATCCGCTGGCACACCACCGGCAAGCCGGATATGACCCTGCTGGAAAAGGTCATCTATCTGGCGGACTACATCGAGCCCAATCGGGACTTTCCGGGGGTGGAGAGACTGCGCCGTGCGGTATACGACGATCTGGACAAGGGCCTCCTGATGGGCCTGTCCGACACCATCGACGAGATGGAGCGCATGGGCAATCCCGTGCATCATGATACGCTGGAAGCGAGAGATTTTCTGTTAAGAGGTGAAGCAAAATGA
- the rsfS gene encoding ribosome silencing factor produces the protein MKNAKELALLAARALSDKKGKEIQVLEIGELTTLADYFVIATGSSNTQINALVDNVEKVLLEEAEEDPLHREGYRGGTWVLLDYGCIAVHVFNAEAREFYGLERLWRDGTPVDLTGVVDAKE, from the coding sequence ATGAAAAATGCCAAGGAGCTGGCGCTGTTGGCAGCCCGTGCGCTGTCGGATAAAAAGGGAAAGGAAATTCAGGTGCTGGAGATCGGGGAGCTGACCACGCTGGCGGACTACTTTGTCATCGCCACCGGCTCCTCCAACACCCAGATCAACGCACTGGTGGACAACGTGGAGAAGGTCCTGCTGGAGGAGGCGGAGGAGGATCCCCTGCACCGGGAGGGCTACCGTGGCGGCACGTGGGTGCTGCTGGACTACGGTTGCATCGCTGTCCACGTCTTTAACGCCGAGGCCCGTGAGTTCTACGGGCTGGAGCGCCTGTGGCGTGACGGTACGCCGGTGGATCTGACGGGCGTGGTGGACGCCAAGGAATAA
- the leuS gene encoding leucine--tRNA ligase, with the protein MKYDFAAIEKKWQKRWEETKPYAAVTGDKRPKFYGLIEFPYPSGQGLHVGHPRPFTAMDIVTRKKRMEGYNVLYPIGFDAFGLPTENYAIKNHIHPAIVTKQNIANFTSQLKMLGYGFDWDRCIDTTDPSYYKWTQWIFQQMFKRGLAYKTTMPVNWCTSCKCVLANEEVVNGVCERCGSEVIRKEKSQWMLKITAYAQRLLDDLEDVDYIERVKIQQRNWIGRSTGAEITFQTNIGDEVTVYTTRADTLFGTSYMVISPEHPLLKNWQPHIKNWDAVAAYQEEAARKSDFERGELNKEKTGVRLEGIEAINPVTHKPLPLFVSDYVLMGYGTGVVMGVPGHDQRDWEFAKKFGLPIIEVVQGGDVTKEAFVAKDDTAIMVNSGFLNGMTVKEAIPAMKKYVVEQGFGKEKVNFKLRDWVFSRQRYWGEPIPLVNCEKCGWVPVPEEQLPVVLPQVESYEPTDDGESPLSKMTDWVNTTCPCCGGPAKRETDTMPQWAGSSWYFLRYMDPHNDKALASKEALDYWSPVDWYNGGMEHTTLHLLYSRFWHKFLYDIGVVPTKEPYAKRTSHGMILGEGGEKMSKSRGNVVNPNDIVAQYGADTMRLHIMFIGDFEKAVTWSNEAVKGSKRFLDRCWNLMELAQDSDEISGKNASIIHKTIKKVTTDIDDLKMNTAIAALMAMVNEFYSSGLTRGDLQQLMLMLSPFAPHMVEEMWELTGYAAKTGKMAMQMPWPTWDESKTVDSHVEMAVQINGKLKGTVTVAMDSDEETVKAAALALDKVQKAADGMTVVKTILVKNKLINLIVKPAK; encoded by the coding sequence ATGAAGTACGATTTTGCTGCCATCGAGAAAAAGTGGCAGAAGCGGTGGGAGGAGACCAAGCCCTACGCCGCCGTCACCGGGGACAAGCGCCCCAAGTTCTACGGCCTCATCGAGTTCCCCTACCCCTCCGGTCAGGGACTGCACGTGGGCCATCCCCGGCCCTTCACGGCCATGGACATCGTCACTCGCAAAAAGCGTATGGAGGGCTACAACGTCCTGTACCCCATCGGCTTCGATGCCTTCGGCCTGCCCACGGAGAACTATGCCATCAAGAACCATATCCACCCCGCCATCGTCACCAAGCAGAACATCGCCAACTTCACCAGCCAGCTGAAAATGCTGGGCTACGGTTTCGATTGGGACCGCTGCATCGACACCACCGACCCCAGCTACTACAAGTGGACCCAGTGGATCTTCCAGCAGATGTTCAAGCGTGGCCTTGCCTATAAGACCACTATGCCCGTCAACTGGTGTACCAGCTGCAAGTGCGTGCTGGCCAACGAGGAAGTGGTCAACGGCGTCTGCGAGCGCTGCGGCAGCGAGGTCATCCGTAAGGAGAAGAGCCAGTGGATGCTGAAGATCACCGCCTACGCCCAGCGCCTGCTGGACGATCTGGAGGATGTGGACTACATCGAACGTGTCAAGATCCAGCAGCGCAACTGGATCGGCCGTTCCACCGGCGCCGAGATCACCTTCCAGACCAACATCGGTGACGAGGTCACCGTCTATACCACCCGTGCCGATACCCTGTTCGGCACCTCCTATATGGTCATCTCCCCGGAGCATCCCCTGCTGAAGAACTGGCAGCCCCACATCAAGAACTGGGATGCCGTGGCCGCCTATCAGGAGGAGGCTGCCCGCAAGTCCGACTTCGAGCGTGGTGAACTGAACAAGGAAAAGACTGGCGTCCGGCTGGAGGGCATCGAGGCCATCAATCCCGTCACCCACAAGCCGCTGCCTCTGTTCGTCTCCGACTACGTCCTCATGGGCTACGGCACCGGCGTGGTCATGGGTGTCCCCGGCCACGATCAGCGTGACTGGGAGTTTGCCAAGAAGTTCGGCCTGCCCATCATCGAGGTGGTGCAGGGCGGCGACGTCACCAAGGAGGCCTTCGTGGCCAAGGATGACACCGCCATCATGGTCAACTCCGGCTTCCTCAACGGTATGACCGTCAAGGAGGCCATCCCCGCCATGAAGAAGTACGTGGTGGAGCAGGGCTTCGGCAAGGAGAAGGTGAACTTCAAGCTCCGTGACTGGGTGTTCTCCCGCCAGCGCTATTGGGGCGAGCCCATCCCTCTGGTGAACTGCGAAAAGTGCGGCTGGGTGCCGGTGCCGGAGGAGCAGCTGCCTGTGGTGCTGCCGCAGGTGGAGAGCTACGAGCCCACCGATGACGGCGAAAGCCCCCTCAGCAAGATGACCGATTGGGTCAACACTACCTGCCCCTGCTGCGGCGGCCCCGCCAAGCGGGAGACGGACACCATGCCCCAGTGGGCCGGCTCCAGCTGGTACTTCCTGCGCTATATGGACCCCCACAACGACAAGGCGCTGGCCAGCAAGGAGGCGCTGGATTATTGGAGCCCCGTGGACTGGTACAACGGCGGCATGGAGCATACCACTCTGCACCTGCTGTACTCCCGCTTCTGGCATAAGTTCCTCTATGACATCGGTGTGGTCCCCACCAAGGAACCCTACGCCAAGCGCACCAGCCACGGCATGATCCTTGGCGAGGGCGGCGAGAAGATGTCCAAGTCCCGCGGCAACGTGGTCAATCCCAACGATATCGTGGCCCAGTACGGCGCCGACACCATGCGTCTGCACATCATGTTCATTGGTGACTTCGAGAAGGCCGTCACATGGTCCAACGAGGCCGTCAAGGGCTCCAAGCGCTTCCTGGATCGCTGCTGGAACCTCATGGAGTTGGCGCAGGACAGCGATGAGATCTCCGGGAAGAACGCCTCCATCATCCACAAGACCATCAAGAAGGTCACCACCGACATCGACGACCTGAAGATGAACACCGCTATTGCCGCCCTCATGGCCATGGTCAACGAGTTCTACTCCTCCGGCCTGACCCGTGGCGACCTGCAGCAGCTGATGCTGATGCTCTCTCCCTTCGCCCCCCACATGGTGGAGGAGATGTGGGAGCTCACCGGCTACGCCGCCAAGACCGGCAAGATGGCCATGCAGATGCCTTGGCCCACTTGGGACGAGTCCAAGACCGTGGACTCCCACGTGGAGATGGCCGTGCAAATCAACGGCAAGCTCAAGGGTACCGTTACCGTGGCTATGGACAGCGACGAGGAGACGGTGAAGGCCGCCGCTCTGGCGCTGGATAAGGTTCAGAAGGCCGCCGACGGCATGACGGTCGTTAAGACCATTCTGGTGAAGAATAAGCTCATCAACCTCATCGTCAAGCCCGCCAAGTAA
- a CDS encoding TasA family protein has product MTNRKSTKRALLGSVMAMVLCLAMLVGATFAWFTDTASTGVNKIQAGNLDIEIQDENGNAIKNLAWKTQEGTAFDEEQNPLWEPGCTYELTPFQIVNKGNLALKYKIVVTGLEGDSGLLKVITFTYKTADGTAFDIHQEGHLTAKGTDKASTGLITLTGTMDTTAGNDYMGKELKNITITVVATQDTVESDSFNNRYDNAAEYPEKVPTTVTVATAEELRTALTTLTDAGSGDNKVIINEDITLAEGETWTPITVDGYRGAGVITVEGNGHTISGLNNALFAGGFAGTSGIVIKDLTLDKMTINDSTNTQGIGAFICNVDSMPKIELVNCHLTNSTITSTAGARVGGLVGWSSGYNKPNDGPVDTYVTITKCSVDNCEITAKGSVGGIIGHAGANPATYHSITDCTVTNTKLHSTDDGGWRVGVVVGTANVGEVTINHAVSTGNTLAQDSKTAPAGQSELYGRFVPGTTGKLTIDGTAIS; this is encoded by the coding sequence ATGACAAATCGCAAGTCCACCAAACGGGCCTTGCTGGGCAGCGTCATGGCCATGGTCTTGTGCCTGGCCATGTTGGTAGGCGCTACCTTTGCATGGTTCACCGACACCGCAAGCACGGGTGTCAACAAGATCCAGGCCGGTAATCTGGATATCGAGATTCAGGACGAAAACGGCAATGCAATCAAAAATCTGGCATGGAAAACGCAGGAGGGTACCGCTTTTGACGAAGAGCAGAATCCCCTGTGGGAGCCGGGCTGCACCTATGAGCTGACCCCCTTCCAGATCGTCAACAAGGGCAATCTGGCCCTGAAGTACAAAATCGTTGTTACCGGTCTGGAGGGTGACTCTGGTCTGCTGAAGGTCATCACCTTTACCTATAAGACGGCGGATGGAACTGCCTTTGACATCCATCAGGAAGGTCACCTGACCGCCAAGGGTACGGATAAGGCATCGACCGGTCTGATCACCCTCACCGGTACGATGGATACCACCGCAGGCAATGATTACATGGGCAAGGAGCTCAAGAACATCACCATCACCGTGGTGGCTACGCAGGACACCGTAGAGAGCGACAGCTTCAACAACAGATACGATAACGCTGCCGAGTATCCCGAAAAGGTACCCACCACCGTTACCGTTGCAACGGCTGAGGAGCTGAGAACGGCACTGACCACCCTCACGGATGCAGGCTCCGGCGACAACAAGGTCATCATCAACGAGGATATCACGCTGGCAGAGGGCGAGACCTGGACGCCCATTACGGTGGATGGTTATCGTGGCGCCGGTGTCATTACGGTGGAGGGCAACGGCCATACCATCTCCGGCCTGAACAACGCTCTGTTCGCCGGCGGTTTTGCCGGTACCTCCGGTATCGTGATCAAGGATCTGACGTTGGATAAGATGACCATCAACGACAGCACCAATACGCAGGGCATCGGTGCATTCATCTGCAATGTGGATTCCATGCCGAAAATCGAATTGGTCAACTGCCATTTGACCAATTCCACCATCACCAGCACCGCTGGCGCTCGTGTGGGTGGCCTTGTGGGCTGGTCCTCCGGCTATAACAAACCCAATGACGGTCCGGTGGATACCTATGTGACCATCACCAAATGCTCTGTGGATAACTGCGAAATCACGGCCAAAGGCTCTGTGGGCGGTATCATCGGTCACGCCGGTGCAAACCCCGCCACCTATCACTCCATCACCGACTGCACGGTGACGAATACCAAACTGCACTCCACGGATGATGGTGGCTGGCGTGTCGGCGTAGTGGTGGGTACGGCCAATGTTGGCGAGGTCACCATCAACCATGCCGTTTCTACCGGCAATACCCTTGCACAGGACAGCAAGACCGCTCCTGCCGGTCAGAGCGAGCTGTACGGACGCTTTGTTCCCGGCACCACCGGTAAACTGACCATTGACGGCACTGCAATAAGCTAA
- the rpsU gene encoding 30S ribosomal protein S21 has translation MSEVHVKEGESLDSALKRFKRSCAKAGVLAEVRKRECYESPSVKRRKKSEAARKNRNKRYY, from the coding sequence ATGTCCGAAGTACACGTCAAGGAAGGCGAGTCCCTGGATAGCGCTCTGAAGCGTTTCAAGAGAAGCTGTGCGAAGGCTGGCGTTCTGGCTGAGGTGCGTAAGAGAGAGTGCTACGAAAGCCCCAGCGTGAAGCGCCGCAAGAAGTCCGAGGCTGCCCGCAAGAACAGAAACAAGAGATATTATTGA
- a CDS encoding glycoside hydrolase family 18 protein, with protein MTLYLTAAPDRLAQARAATAQLAHAAYRIGPGSQLLAAPLPAALRGGLMVVSDRQAPAVEQPEPLARQLVRVCLRRGFSGIVLDLEELPEGRWAEDRAALIRQLAPLLTAYGRRLYVPEIYAAASPETVVLLCTALSGGSLQGRLEEACAAYGAQRLALDLERLMMDFPLPCPSGEGVRLSREELSIRMQGRSVFYAEDLCARYFTYRRGGQTHFVLFDDAGTLKRKMEMGQVLGIREGFVMLPEVEDLTGFLFTGEG; from the coding sequence ATGACGCTGTATCTCACCGCCGCACCGGACCGGCTGGCGCAGGCCAGAGCCGCCACAGCCCAGCTGGCCCATGCGGCCTACCGCATCGGGCCGGGCTCCCAGCTGCTGGCAGCGCCCCTCCCGGCGGCGCTGCGGGGTGGCCTGATGGTGGTATCTGACCGACAGGCCCCGGCAGTGGAGCAGCCGGAGCCGCTGGCCCGTCAGCTGGTGCGGGTGTGCCTGCGGCGGGGCTTTTCCGGGATAGTGCTGGATCTGGAGGAGCTGCCGGAGGGCCGGTGGGCGGAGGATCGGGCGGCCCTGATCCGGCAGCTGGCGCCGCTGCTGACGGCCTACGGCCGCCGCCTCTATGTGCCGGAGATCTACGCCGCTGCCTCGCCGGAGACGGTGGTGCTGCTGTGTACCGCCCTCTCCGGCGGCAGCCTGCAGGGTCGTCTGGAGGAGGCCTGCGCCGCCTACGGCGCTCAGCGGCTGGCGTTGGATCTGGAGCGGCTGATGATGGACTTCCCCCTGCCCTGCCCCAGCGGCGAGGGGGTGCGGCTGAGTCGGGAGGAGCTGTCCATACGGATGCAGGGACGGTCCGTGTTCTACGCCGAGGATCTGTGCGCCCGGTACTTCACCTATCGCCGGGGCGGACAGACACATTTTGTTCTCTTTGATGACGCCGGAACGCTGAAGCGGAAAATGGAGATGGGGCAAGTACTGGGCATCCGGGAGGGGTTCGTGATGCTGCCGGAGGTGGAGGATCTCACGGGATTTCTCTTCACCGGGGAAGGCTGA
- a CDS encoding YqeG family HAD IIIA-type phosphatase has protein sequence MRVSLVPDRLFETYEEITPEYLRQRGIRLLLSDLDYTLAPKYVPHPDDRVREWLRRMEEGGVQVMILSNNRSSHRVETFCRELGIPYVGHAQKPRTTGFRRAMERAGVTAAETAMLGDKLLTDMLGANLAGVLALMVEPAGGPKGAWNWVLHALQAPFKAVCRRRHT, from the coding sequence ATGCGAGTATCATTGGTGCCGGACCGGCTGTTTGAAACCTATGAGGAGATCACCCCGGAGTATCTGCGGCAGCGGGGTATCCGTCTGCTGCTGAGCGATCTGGACTATACGCTGGCTCCTAAGTACGTCCCTCACCCGGACGACCGGGTAAGGGAGTGGCTGCGCCGCATGGAGGAAGGCGGGGTGCAGGTGATGATCCTGTCCAACAACCGCTCCTCCCACCGGGTGGAGACCTTTTGCCGAGAGTTGGGCATCCCCTATGTGGGCCATGCACAGAAGCCCCGCACCACGGGCTTCCGCCGGGCTATGGAGCGGGCCGGAGTCACCGCCGCCGAGACGGCCATGCTGGGGGATAAGCTGCTGACGGATATGCTGGGGGCCAATCTGGCGGGGGTACTGGCCCTGATGGTGGAGCCTGCCGGAGGGCCGAAGGGTGCATGGAACTGGGTGCTCCACGCCTTGCAGGCGCCCTTTAAGGCCGTCTGCCGCCGCCGGCATACATAA
- the efp gene encoding elongation factor P, with protein MATITAGDFRNGKTFEYEGKIMTVVEFQHVKPGKGAAFVRTKMKNVVTGAVTETSFNPTAKFEEAFVERKDMAYSYNDGDLYYFMDQETYDMVPLNKDILGDAFRFVTENTVCKVLSYKGSVFGLECPNFMDLEVTETEPGLAGNTATNTLKPATVETGAEVKVPLFINIGDKISIDTRTGEYIGRAK; from the coding sequence ATGGCAACTATTACTGCCGGTGATTTCAGAAACGGCAAGACCTTCGAGTACGAGGGCAAGATCATGACGGTCGTGGAGTTCCAGCACGTCAAGCCCGGCAAGGGCGCTGCCTTCGTCCGCACCAAGATGAAGAACGTGGTGACCGGCGCCGTCACCGAGACTTCCTTCAACCCCACCGCTAAGTTCGAGGAGGCCTTCGTGGAGCGCAAGGACATGGCTTACAGCTACAACGACGGCGACCTGTACTACTTCATGGATCAGGAGACCTATGACATGGTCCCCCTGAACAAGGATATTCTGGGCGACGCCTTCCGCTTCGTCACCGAGAACACCGTCTGCAAGGTGCTGAGCTACAAGGGCAGCGTCTTTGGCCTGGAGTGTCCCAACTTCATGGATCTGGAGGTCACCGAGACCGAGCCCGGTCTGGCCGGCAACACCGCCACCAACACCCTCAAGCCCGCCACCGTGGAGACCGGCGCTGAGGTGAAGGTGCCCCTGTTCATCAACATCGGTGATAAGATCAGTATCGACACCCGTACCGGCGAGTACATCGGCCGGGCCAAGTAA
- a CDS encoding CD1247 N-terminal domain-containing protein: MEISEKVAYLKGLAEGLALDTESKEGKLIAAIIDVLDDMSGKFEDLEDELCDVEDGLDAVSDDLCEVEEALYELEDDDDEYDEDEDDDEEYFETTCPVCEEEIVFDEDTLESGEIRCPNCGEKLEFDLSDLADAEDEDEE; the protein is encoded by the coding sequence ATGGAGATTTCTGAGAAGGTAGCGTATCTGAAGGGTCTGGCCGAGGGGCTGGCTCTGGACACCGAGTCCAAGGAGGGCAAGCTCATTGCCGCCATCATCGACGTGTTGGACGATATGTCCGGGAAGTTCGAGGATCTGGAGGACGAGCTGTGCGACGTGGAGGACGGTCTGGACGCCGTCAGCGACGACCTGTGCGAGGTGGAGGAGGCCCTCTACGAGCTGGAGGACGATGACGACGAGTATGACGAGGACGAGGATGACGACGAGGAGTACTTCGAGACCACCTGCCCCGTCTGCGAGGAGGAGATCGTGTTCGACGAGGACACGCTGGAGAGCGGCGAGATCCGCTGCCCCAACTGCGGCGAGAAGCTGGAGTTCGACCTGAGCGATCTGGCGGATGCCGAGGATGAAGACGAGGAGTAA
- a CDS encoding N-acetyltransferase, translated as MLTIRRAAVADQPQLMAIYRTAQEYMLQTGNPTQWGRSYPSPELIRSDIAQGICRVLSDEAGIHGVFALLDTPEPTYSRIEGAWRNDAPYLTIHRLAGDGRTHGLFRCAADYCKAISRNVRADTHADNRTMQHLLEENGFLPCGTIHVRDGTPRLAYHWTADRP; from the coding sequence ATGCTGACCATCCGCAGAGCCGCTGTCGCCGATCAGCCGCAGCTTATGGCCATCTATCGCACGGCGCAGGAATATATGCTGCAAACCGGAAATCCCACCCAGTGGGGCCGCTCCTATCCGTCGCCGGAGCTGATCCGCTCCGATATCGCTCAGGGCATCTGCCGGGTCCTTAGCGATGAAGCCGGGATACATGGGGTGTTTGCGCTGCTGGATACCCCCGAACCCACCTATTCCCGGATAGAGGGTGCCTGGCGGAACGACGCCCCCTACCTCACCATCCACCGTCTGGCCGGGGACGGCCGGACACACGGTCTCTTCCGCTGTGCTGCGGACTACTGCAAGGCCATTTCCCGGAATGTCCGAGCGGATACCCACGCCGACAACCGCACCATGCAGCATTTGCTGGAGGAGAACGGCTTCCTCCCCTGCGGCACGATCCATGTGCGGGACGGAACGCCCCGGCTGGCATACCATTGGACGGCAGACCGCCCGTGA
- the glgB gene encoding 1,4-alpha-glucan branching protein GlgB yields MEGGLKRFFEGSWQEAQSLLGAHRTAEGWCFRVYAPNARSVRVAGDFSDWQGLAMNRWPEGIWETTVPQAQVGQSYKYVVEGADGRTRWKADPYGVYSQLRPANASRLWEMAPYPWRDAAWRGKRRREPLWEGPLNIYEVHPGSWQRQEDGSFLTYRQLADRLAPYVRDMGYHAVELLPVTEYPLDDSWGYQCVGYFAPTARYGTPEDLKYFVDRMHRAGIAVILDWVPAHFCKDEHGLIDFDGTCLYEYGDPLKREHAGWGTRVFDFGRGEVRSFLLSSAAWWLREYHMDGLRVDAVASMLYLDYDRQEWRPNVYGGHENLEAISFLQDLNRMAAAMDPPALTAAEESTAWPKVTWPVEEGGLGFDLKWNMGWMNDICHYLKMDPWFRQYHHKDVTFSMVYAFSERFVLPVSHDEVVHMKGSLRGKMPGDDWRQLAGVRGFYLYLLAHPGKKLTFMGTELAQWHEWDFAGQLDWYLLEQEDCRRTHECIRELNRFYRKNRPLWENDSDWNGFEWLVVDDNRSNVIVFLRRDRAGHELVCAVNFSPEAWEDYRFGVPGGKRYYEEVFNTDSLQWGGSGVCNEGLLTVEDIPSHGRERSLKIRIPPLGGVILKGRSRRPAEPKNGTEGRT; encoded by the coding sequence ATGGAAGGCGGTCTGAAACGGTTTTTTGAGGGCAGCTGGCAGGAGGCGCAGTCTCTGCTGGGCGCACACCGCACGGCGGAGGGCTGGTGCTTCCGGGTCTATGCCCCCAATGCTCGGAGCGTCCGGGTGGCGGGGGACTTCAGCGACTGGCAGGGCCTTGCCATGAACCGCTGGCCGGAGGGCATCTGGGAGACCACGGTGCCGCAGGCCCAAGTGGGGCAGTCCTATAAATATGTGGTGGAGGGCGCCGACGGGCGCACCCGCTGGAAGGCGGATCCCTACGGCGTTTACAGCCAGCTGCGTCCGGCGAACGCCAGCCGTCTGTGGGAGATGGCACCCTATCCGTGGCGGGATGCGGCATGGAGGGGAAAGCGCCGCCGGGAGCCTCTGTGGGAGGGGCCACTCAACATCTACGAGGTGCATCCCGGCTCCTGGCAGCGGCAGGAGGACGGCAGCTTTCTCACCTATCGGCAGCTGGCGGACCGGCTGGCCCCTTATGTTCGGGACATGGGCTATCACGCCGTGGAGCTGCTGCCGGTGACGGAGTATCCGCTGGATGACTCGTGGGGGTATCAGTGTGTGGGGTATTTTGCACCCACCGCCCGCTACGGCACCCCGGAGGATTTGAAATATTTCGTGGATCGGATGCATCGGGCCGGGATCGCCGTGATCCTGGACTGGGTGCCGGCCCACTTCTGCAAGGATGAGCACGGGCTCATCGATTTCGACGGCACCTGCCTGTACGAGTACGGCGACCCCCTGAAGCGGGAACACGCCGGATGGGGAACACGGGTCTTTGACTTCGGCCGGGGCGAGGTGCGGAGCTTCCTGCTGTCCTCGGCGGCGTGGTGGCTGCGGGAGTACCACATGGACGGCCTGCGGGTGGATGCCGTGGCGTCTATGCTGTATCTGGACTATGACCGGCAGGAGTGGCGGCCCAACGTCTACGGCGGCCATGAGAATCTGGAGGCCATCTCCTTTTTGCAGGATCTGAACCGGATGGCCGCCGCCATGGATCCGCCGGCCCTGACGGCGGCGGAGGAGTCCACGGCGTGGCCCAAGGTCACATGGCCCGTAGAGGAGGGAGGTCTGGGCTTCGACCTCAAGTGGAACATGGGGTGGATGAACGACATCTGCCACTATCTGAAAATGGATCCGTGGTTCCGCCAGTACCACCACAAGGATGTGACCTTCTCCATGGTGTATGCCTTCTCGGAGCGGTTCGTGCTGCCGGTGTCCCACGACGAGGTGGTTCACATGAAGGGCTCCCTCCGGGGGAAGATGCCCGGCGACGACTGGCGGCAGCTGGCGGGGGTGCGGGGCTTTTACCTGTACCTGCTGGCGCACCCCGGCAAGAAGCTGACCTTCATGGGAACGGAACTGGCCCAATGGCACGAGTGGGATTTCGCCGGACAGCTGGACTGGTATCTGCTGGAGCAGGAGGACTGCCGCCGGACTCATGAATGTATCCGGGAGCTGAACCGCTTTTATCGGAAAAACCGGCCCCTGTGGGAGAACGACAGCGACTGGAATGGCTTCGAGTGGCTGGTGGTCGATGACAACCGCAGCAACGTCATCGTGTTCCTGCGGCGGGATCGGGCGGGCCATGAGCTGGTCTGTGCGGTGAATTTCTCCCCGGAGGCGTGGGAGGACTACCGCTTCGGCGTGCCGGGGGGCAAGCGGTATTATGAAGAGGTGTTCAATACCGACAGCCTCCAGTGGGGCGGCTCCGGTGTGTGCAATGAGGGGCTGCTGACCGTGGAGGACATTCCCTCCCACGGGCGGGAAAGGTCCCTGAAAATCAGGATCCCGCCGCTGGGCGGGGTGATCCTCAAGGGCCGGTCCAGGCGGCCCGCAGAACCGAAAAACGGAACGGAGGGACGGACATGA